A region of the Culex quinquefasciatus strain JHB chromosome 1, VPISU_Cqui_1.0_pri_paternal, whole genome shotgun sequence genome:
ttttatagtaattttggccgctaaatccgaatctgaaatcaaatttcgtgtaaacagtgatgttttggagctacacccttttggaatgttatttgcgtgtttaagaggcagtttttgtaaatattgctcggtttgttctagaggtcgtatcgaggtgctccgatttggatgaaactttcagcgtttgtttgtctatacatgagatgaactcatgccaaatatgagcctctacgacaaagggaagtggggtaaaaacgggcattgaagtttgaattttccgaggatttcgaatacgACAAAAGTTAGACTAAAAACAGCCGCTATGGGAcaataactaacgttgtaaaatgtttgttctagaaaaatcgaaaaactatgaggaaaactgcgattggccaaaaagttattaccgtaggcttatagtccatgaaattccctaacttttgaactaaaagagtatgggtgttgctgactgttgcaaaaagatattgaggtttaaaaaaaccatttctaacagtaatttgcaaaagctatgagaaaatgttaaaccaatcctggatgccTATGGCTcattcattttgaagtgcttcaaaagacctttcgaatgcatcaaagagagttggaattgatgaagttttactaaaatgcgagcaattttaagattttttatgttttttggacctcgaacttcaatgcccgttttaccccacttccctttgtcgtagaggctcatatttggcatgagttcatctcatgtatagacaaacaaacgctgaaagtttcatccaaatcggagcacctcgatacgacctctagaacaaaccgagcaatatttacaaaaactgcctcttaaacacgcaaataacattccaaaagggtgtagctccaaaacatcactgtttacacgaaatttgatttcagattcggattcagcggccaaaattactataaaaaagcataccctgacctttgagacatatgcttgcaacatcgtgtaattagtaggccttgcttctgaattttgagaaattttgaaaattgccacttttttcctcactaaaactcaaatatctcggctctggagtgtcgaaattggattttctcagaaggaaaaatgttcgccataaaatttcctacaagctgcatgtattggttttactgggaaaaataggctaccctaaattaaatgaacatttctgaaaaaagtttcgaaaaaatgcgattttttcgacacaaatccgcctgggagagtccaaaaacttaaattttggtccaatattgatagtgcatcttaatctatggacaaaaacctatcgtttgaagataatacacacctgatcgaagcagtttttgtattgactccaagctattttagaaaatttgttcaaaaaaatgactttttttagtaaattgactagggggtgcgagaaagtattttattattttttcttgtctaagaaaacattgttcctaacatcataatctatcatttaagaagtgagcacctgaaattcctcgacatgacctcaaaatgggacaggctaatggacaagcctaattccttctggaatgtgttcattggaccatcccctacacacctgtctttattccgagtgaatccatgttgtcccaagacctgtaggaacgattgaaccaaaagcataaaaatcccatagtaatttacatgtaaactttgaaccgctggggacaggccaattctcaaccaaatgggctgatatttggcgtgagagtccctatgggtatcctctactaggggaacctcggtttgcctgattctgagaacttttttgtttggctgaaacaccctaatgtatATGCTGTAcacattagggtgtttcatccaaacaaaaaagttctcagaatcaggcaaaccgagatTCCCCTAGTAgtggactctcatgccaaatatcaacccatttggttgagaattggcctgtcgcCAGCGGtttaaattttacatggaaattactatgggattgttatgcttttcgttcaatcgttcctacaggtctggggataACATGGATttactcggaataaagacaggtgtgtaggggatggtccaatgaacaaattccagaaggaattaggttgtccattctgtccctcTGTTCTGTGTTTTGtactctgccacgtgttcaccgtctgacatggggcgtcgtaattttcagctagccgtcatagcatactaaggacaaagcgtacatttgaagggtgaatcgttgattctggacacaccggacgtcgatccaatgcgcactttggggacagaatggacaaccctaattccttctggaatgtgttcattggaccatcccctacacacctgtctttattccgagcgaatccatgttgtccccagacctgtaggaacgattgaacaaaaagcataaaatcccatagtaatttccatgtaaactttgaactgctggggacaggccaattctcaaccaaatgtgctgatatttggcatgagagtcctctactaggggaatctctgtttgcctgattctgagaatttttttgtttggatgaaacaccctagtgCACATACAGTTTATATGCACTGAAGATCAGAATTACACCAAAAAGCGTTGAATCCAACCATTTTCGCACAAGACCACGCTTGAGCCATCGCGCCGAGTAACAGCCCGGAACACATTGGCTGGATTCTGGCCAAAAACGCATCCAATGTGTAACTTTTGATTAAGCGGTAGCCGCCTGGTGACAAAAATCGGAAGCTCATGAATAGCGGGAATACTGTGCTGCCACCTGTTGGAGAatggactatttttttttgcttttattttcattttgatgatttaaatTAGActggatttttgtattttattcaaacaaaGAATTAAATGTAATTTATAATACATAACAGTTTGTCACTGATATCCTCGCTGTGCTTGGTGTTTGTTGACGAAAAGGAAGACTCGCGATCGTGGTTAACCTCCCGACTGTTGGTCAGGTCGACACTTTCTTCCAGGCAGAGCTGCGATCCGGGCGTGAGCCGTGGGCCGGGTGTGACGTAACTCTGAACCCGTCTTCAGCAACCGATCCTCAGAAAAGATAGCAGCTTGCTGCTGGACACGATTTGAAGAATATTGTGCATCGCCTACAGGCTTATCTTGCGGATCGGCTTCGACGAGTACGTGCACAGGATTGTGCTCCTCAACGCCGCGTTCCATGTCACGAACCTGAAACGGAACCAACGTCAGCAAGTTCACAAAATATTGTTTACTGTAATCTAACCAGCGGTCCTTCCAACTCGCCGCCAAAGTTGCACGAGTTGTGCATGTCCAAGTCACGTACTACCTTCGGGAAATTCTTGGCGAGTTCACGCGTCGGAGCCAGCACCAGCAGCAGACTTTCCCCAAACCAATTTGAGCAGCACTAACCATGTCACGGCCAGACATCCAATTAGTTGACCCTTAGCGTGATTGGCAGCGAGCGGGAAACCCAGCTTGATGATGTCGTTGGTAGCCGCAGGGCAGCTCTGGAATGAAAGTAAAAACTTACTTAGAATCTCCCATCAATATGAAACAAATTCAAACCTACCTTCATCGCCCGCTTTCCATGCTCTGAATCTTCTGGTACTTCCGTCGATTCGGATGCGTTAACCTTTCTTTCTTCGGTTCCGCTTCTCGCCACGCCTCGCCCCCGACTCCGGGACGCCAAGCTGCCGTTATCGAAGATTCCTCGTCCCCGATGCATCGGCATCGATTCATACGCTGAGACCACCAGTCCTCTGACATATTCGGGATTAGCGCTTGCCCCCATCTTTCCAGCAGCTGCTACACTTTCTCTTCTTCCGCTACTTGAATCGCTTCTTCCACTCGTCCAGCTGTTCGTTATGACAGCCCAGGCTGTCCACGCAATGCTGGCTCTTCATTTTGACTCTACGATGATGCCGCGAGGCGGCGGACGCCACATCCCGATGTTGATTAGGTTTGTCCAAACCTTCATCCAAATCGCGACCTTGACTTACAGATCCAGTACCGGAACTCGGTGTTGGTGGTGGAACTGCACGATCACGATCCTTCCCAGCACTCTTCAACCGGTCCTGTTCACGCTGTCTCTCTCGACACCTGGTCAACGCTTCCTCCCATTCGGGACAACTCTCGCTCACGAAGTCTCTGATCACGATCTTTTAAAAATTCCGTCCACGAAGATCGTCCAGCCGAAGATCCGGAGAACGCTCCGTTCTTCAAACAACGGTGTCCGGAGCATTGCGATAGCGAGCAACCGGTTCCGGCGACCCGGCGATTTTTCTTAAGAAATTCTCGGCCTCAGGAAGATCCCCGCGGTGACATCGCGACTTAGGCGAGCGATTCTTCCGCAACGAAATCTTCTCCTCAATCGCCAACTCGCGCTTCCCGTTCCTTCTAGCAAACACGCTCCCGCATCAACCACAGCTGCTAGCATGTGCTTCTCCACCGCGATCACCTACTTCACGGTGCCAACTTTCCCCCCAGGGGACACATCCCGCAGGTGGCTCGTCTCCCGCGGACTGGAGCTGCACCTTCTTCGTCACGATCCGCTTCATTCCATCCGCTTCCACTTGCTTCTTTATCAGCTTGATCTTTCTTCGCCACCTGCGTCATCCGAGCTGGAACTCGAACCGCGCCGTTGTCGGACCGTGTCGCCTTTTTTTCGTCGCCGCCGCGAAGACGAGTCCGCGACGAACTGCTTAAGCTGGAATTCGAGCCCGAGTCGGATAAATCATCTTTTCTGGAGCTATCTGAGTTGGATGAAGAGCGACGGTGCGAAATGGGCATTTTGCGCACGGGAACAATTTGCTGGAAAtaggtaaaataaaaataaaggttTCTACAAGGGTTtctatttcatttcatttttgtcCAAAACAAACTTACCTTCTCTACCAGCGTCAGCACAGGATGGTTCTTCTTGTCAGTGGCCACAAGTCGTATTTCCAGTCCGGAAGACAAATTTTATCAAGCCTCCATTTTCTGTGGAAAAGGAACAAAAAGTTGACCTCGGAAAACGCACTTTTTGTCCATTAATACCGGCTCCCCGATAGAACAAACGGCACCGCCGTAAGCTCTAAACTTCCGCAAAGGAACTTACCACATTTGTGTGCCAGTTTTACacgaaataattgaaataaaatcacaaatattCCGCTAGCAAACAAaccgcatgtttttttttcgctaatatTTATTTCTAAGTCCCAGACTAGTGGCGACACCCAACGGCAACTTTGATGAATCAGGCAAAAGGACAGTTTACACATTGAATGGCTTTTTGAGCAAAAACCAGCGCAATGTGTAGAATCGACACATCGATTTCAAAACAACACGGTGTACACATCCAATGTGTCGGATCGACACATTTTGGTCGTAATTTTTATCTTCAGTGTGCAATGCTCACGCCATTTATGTACACAACCCGCATAGTCAACAACCATACAGTCACCATTTGTCGAATGATTTTTCCTAAATGATCTTAATAATACACCAAATAGGGTGCAACCGTACATTTTCCATTCCCCAAACAAtcctacaatttattaaataggtCGTTAGGTAATGTTACAATATATTTTACAAGGGATTTGGGATCATATACCCTACCCCAAACTgttcaattcttattttatgtgaaccgtaccacaaattaataaaatatgattttaaatggtgaactgctttaccgacacttaccgacaccatttgaaaagggaggagccaaaaaataaactttacaaatgttctgggaactatggatttaacgggaatggtaagtatatgattattaatggtgagcgtttttttgtaatgtccggGATTTGTTACCGTTTGATGATGATGTCTCCTGGTGATTCTTCCGTTGTGCCGCCTTATCTAATTGAGCTATCTCAGTTACATTACGTTTggcggtttaaaatgcattttattatgaaatgtggcctcaaaatttatcataaatatatcgtaacatgtatggtagaaccatacaaataaattat
Encoded here:
- the LOC119765281 gene encoding uncharacterized protein LOC119765281; the encoded protein is MGASANPEYVRGLVVSAYESMPMHRGRGIFDNGSLASRSRGRGVARSGTEERKVNASESTEVPEDSEHGKRAMKSCPAATNDIIKLGFPLAANHAKGQLIGCLAVTWLVLLKLVWGKSAAGAGSDA